Proteins from one Megalopta genalis isolate 19385.01 chromosome 1, iyMegGena1_principal, whole genome shotgun sequence genomic window:
- the LOC117221826 gene encoding arf-GAP with dual PH domain-containing protein 1 isoform X2, whose amino-acid sequence MADLNEKLLAELLKKPENNLCADCGTKNPEWASYNIGIFVCTRCAGIHRSMGAHISKVKHLKLDRWEDSQVNRIREVGNVAARLHYEERVPPCYRRPSPDTPQVLVEQWIRAKYEREEFCHPERQNHYVSGFMEGFLMKRGKEDSRYHPRKFVLCEAEDTLKYHVKENKEPKAVLRISELNVAFAPPKTGNQNSLQISFMKDGTTRHIYVYHEDPEVITNWYLAIRCAKLHRLKVAYPGATEDELLSQLTRDFPREGFLWKTGPRHTDAYKKRWFTLDGRKLMYHDDPMDAHPKGEIFLGHTSDGFAVKIGVPPGARDQGFSFTLETPDRTYLLSAQSDDDRTQWINVIQKVIEKPLTPQDATVAARLIRKRTASGTMNIFSSTR is encoded by the exons ATGGCGGACTTGAACGAGAAGTTATTAGCAGAACTCCTCAAAAAACcagaaaataatttgtgtgcGGACTGTGGGACAAAGA ATCCAGAATGGGCTTCCTATAACATAGGAATATTTGTATGTACAAGATGCGCTGGCATACATAGATCAATGGGAGCACATATTTCCAAAGTGAAACACTTGAAATTAGACAGGTGGGAGGATTCTCAGGTGAATAGAATTAGAGAAGTTGGTAATGTTGCTGCTAGACTTCATTATGAAGAACGTGTACCGCCATGTTATCGTAGACCCAGTCCAGATACACCGCA GGTATTGGTGGAACAATGGATAAGAGCAAAATACGAGAGAGAAGAGTTTTGTCACCCTGAACGGCAGAACCATTATGTGTCAGGGTTCATGGAAGGTTTCTTAATGAAACGTGGTAAAGAAGATTCACGTTATCATCCTCGAAAGTTTGTACTTTGCGAAGCAGAAGATACATTAAAATATCATGTTAAAGAAAATAAG GAGCCCAAAGCTGTTCTAAGAATATCAGAGTTAAATGTAGCTTTCGCTCCACCTAAAACTGGAAATCAAAATAGTTTACAAATATCGTTTATGAAGGATGGTACAACAAGACATATCTATGTATACCACGAAGACCCAGAAGTAATTACAAATTGGTATTTAGCTATACGATGTGCAAAACTACATCGTTTAAAGGTTGCATATCCTGGAGCAACAGAAGATGAGTTACTTTCACAGCTTACCAGGGACTTTCCCCGAGAGGGTTTTTTGTGGAAAACTGGGCCTAGGCATACGGATGCCTATAAGAAGAGATGGTTTACATTAGATGGACGAAAACTTATGTACCACGACGATCCTATG GATGCGCATCCGAAAGGAGAAATCTTTTTGGGTCATACTTCGGACGGTTTCGCCGTGAAAATTGGAGTACCTCCAGGTGCAAGAGATCAAGGATTTTCTTTCACTCTTGAAACACCGGACAGAACCTATCTCCTTTCTGCTCAAAGCGACGACGACAGAACACAATGGATAAATGTGATACAAAAGGTCATAGAGAAGCCACTTACGCCGCAGGATGCGACTG tGGCGGCGCGTCTCATAAGAAAACGCACAGCAAGTGGTACAATGAATATATTTTCTTCTACAAGGTAG
- the LOC117221826 gene encoding arf-GAP with dual PH domain-containing protein 1 isoform X1, which yields MADLNEKLLAELLKKPENNLCADCGTKNPEWASYNIGIFVCTRCAGIHRSMGAHISKVKHLKLDRWEDSQVNRIREVGNVAARLHYEERVPPCYRRPSPDTPQVLVEQWIRAKYEREEFCHPERQNHYVSGFMEGFLMKRGKEDSRYHPRKFVLCEAEDTLKYHVKENKPFFNHKEPKAVLRISELNVAFAPPKTGNQNSLQISFMKDGTTRHIYVYHEDPEVITNWYLAIRCAKLHRLKVAYPGATEDELLSQLTRDFPREGFLWKTGPRHTDAYKKRWFTLDGRKLMYHDDPMDAHPKGEIFLGHTSDGFAVKIGVPPGARDQGFSFTLETPDRTYLLSAQSDDDRTQWINVIQKVIEKPLTPQDATVAARLIRKRTASGTMNIFSSTR from the exons ATGGCGGACTTGAACGAGAAGTTATTAGCAGAACTCCTCAAAAAACcagaaaataatttgtgtgcGGACTGTGGGACAAAGA ATCCAGAATGGGCTTCCTATAACATAGGAATATTTGTATGTACAAGATGCGCTGGCATACATAGATCAATGGGAGCACATATTTCCAAAGTGAAACACTTGAAATTAGACAGGTGGGAGGATTCTCAGGTGAATAGAATTAGAGAAGTTGGTAATGTTGCTGCTAGACTTCATTATGAAGAACGTGTACCGCCATGTTATCGTAGACCCAGTCCAGATACACCGCA GGTATTGGTGGAACAATGGATAAGAGCAAAATACGAGAGAGAAGAGTTTTGTCACCCTGAACGGCAGAACCATTATGTGTCAGGGTTCATGGAAGGTTTCTTAATGAAACGTGGTAAAGAAGATTCACGTTATCATCCTCGAAAGTTTGTACTTTGCGAAGCAGAAGATACATTAAAATATCATGTTAAAGAAAATAAG CCTTTTTTTAACCACAAGGAGCCCAAAGCTGTTCTAAGAATATCAGAGTTAAATGTAGCTTTCGCTCCACCTAAAACTGGAAATCAAAATAGTTTACAAATATCGTTTATGAAGGATGGTACAACAAGACATATCTATGTATACCACGAAGACCCAGAAGTAATTACAAATTGGTATTTAGCTATACGATGTGCAAAACTACATCGTTTAAAGGTTGCATATCCTGGAGCAACAGAAGATGAGTTACTTTCACAGCTTACCAGGGACTTTCCCCGAGAGGGTTTTTTGTGGAAAACTGGGCCTAGGCATACGGATGCCTATAAGAAGAGATGGTTTACATTAGATGGACGAAAACTTATGTACCACGACGATCCTATG GATGCGCATCCGAAAGGAGAAATCTTTTTGGGTCATACTTCGGACGGTTTCGCCGTGAAAATTGGAGTACCTCCAGGTGCAAGAGATCAAGGATTTTCTTTCACTCTTGAAACACCGGACAGAACCTATCTCCTTTCTGCTCAAAGCGACGACGACAGAACACAATGGATAAATGTGATACAAAAGGTCATAGAGAAGCCACTTACGCCGCAGGATGCGACTG tGGCGGCGCGTCTCATAAGAAAACGCACAGCAAGTGGTACAATGAATATATTTTCTTCTACAAGGTAG